Proteins from a genomic interval of Danio rerio strain Tuebingen ecotype United States chromosome 4, GRCz12tu, whole genome shotgun sequence:
- the si:ch211-265o23.1 gene encoding DEP domain-containing protein 4, translating to MAVDLTPRFRRLNSQTCFRENKQLPGFSGPFRATQLWQNIIEALRTQVELRPRRQHLRVHHDCFTGTDAVDVVLSHLMQNIYFCSSEVSRLKAARLCQALMESRVFEPIGMKLFRREKEMSFEDSSCSLYRFLDGSARKSYSGGENQSPDKQMGKRKTSLRFREMQTISNPLVLGSSDRRVERLLKNINLHPSIPSDLHRAAVSNSFLSKKVMRDVWRQQTLLQLLQVVEISMLDCILTSPAKPEPLRSSLRNHCDLVFSNTCVDREVSESLNLPELDSWLMAAVDCLELFPDQLIVFASEQLVQRNKTVGEEMFGVHKKLLFDTIAKYYNSPERPPLLSGRYIDIHTGIIQLLDSGRGEDALRAAQLSLQLLESTSRDELRRLLGFMAAAANNEAFRLHKQIENRALVSKTFVKAVIQSKEMTRGQCEQLLLFLTDNHTQLFKTPLSLIEAVRKTLQTLQQGTDLDKVALFTFCQQVSQQEYEDNKDKATVDSLKQLIHHIAQSDRLSAKQKRRLAKQFQKHHPGIFLQHFYTTF from the exons ATGGCGGTGGATTTGACTCCGCGGTTTAGAAGGCTGAACAGTCAAACATGTTTCAGAGAAAATAAGCAGCTGCCAG GTTTCTCTGGGCCCTTCAGAGCCACTCAACTATGGCAGAACATCATTGAAGCTCTGAGGACTCAAGTGGAGCTTCGTCCCCGAAGACAACATCTGCGCGTCCACCATGACTGCTTCACAGGCACTGATGCGGTGGACGTGGTTTTGAGCCACCTCATGCAGAACATCTACTTCTGCTCCAGCGAAGTGTCACGTCTCAAAGCTGCCCGGCTCTGCCAGGCCCTTATGGAGTCTAGAGTGTTCGAACCCATTGGGATGAAACTCTTCAGACGAGAGAAAGAAATGAGCTTTGAGGACTCCAGCTGTAGTCTCTACCGGTTTCTCGATGGATCAGCCAGGAAGAGTTACAGTGGCGGTGAGAATCAGTCTCCAGACAAACAGATGGGAAAGAGGAAGACCAGTTTGAG GTTTAGAGAAATGCAGACCATATCCAACCCTTTGGTTCTTGGATCGTCAGATAGAAGAGTGGAGAGACTACTGAAGAATATAAACCTTCATCCATCTATTCCATCTGATCTACATCGGGCAGCAGTTTCCAACAGTTTCCTGTCAAAAAAAG TGATGCGTGATGTTTGGAGGCAGCAGACATTACTTCAGCTGCTACAGGTGGTTGAGATCTCCATGCTGGACTGTATTCTCACCTCACCTGCCAAACCAGAACCCCTGCGTTCATCTCTGCGCAACCACTGTGACCTGGTCTTTTCCAACACCTGTGTGGATCGTGAGGTCTCCGAGAGTCTCAACCTGCCTGA GTTGGACTCTTGGCTGATGGCAGCAGTGGATTGTCTTGAGCTGTTCCCAGATCAGTTAATCGTGTTTGCCAGTGAGCAACTCGTGCAGAGGAATAAAACAGTCGGGGAGGAGATGTTTGGAGTGCACAAGAAACTGCTGTTTGACACCATCGCCAAATATTACAACAGCCCTGAAAGACCCCCGCTGCTGTCAGGACGTTACATTGACATTCACACTGGAATCATTCAACTTTtgg ATAGTGGAAGAGGTGAAGATGCCCTGAGAGCAGCTCAGCTTAGTCTGCAGCTCTTGGAGTCCACCAGCAGAGACGAGTTACGCAGACTGTTGGGTTTTATGGCAGCCGCTGCTAATAATGAAGCTTTTAGACTGCACAAGCAG ATTGAAAACCGGGCTTTGGTTAGCAAGACATTTGTAAAAGCTGTCATCCAGAGTAAAGAAATGACTCGTGGCCAGTGTGAGCAACTACTGCTGTTCCTCACGGATAATCACACACAGCTCTTTAAG ACACCGCTATCATTGATTGAGGCTGTGAGGAAAACACTTCAAACTCTGCAGCAAGGAACAGATCTAGATAAAGTAGCAC TgtttacattctgccagcaggtgtcGCAACAGGAGTATGAGGATAACAAAGACAAGGCCACTGTTGACAGTTTAAAGCAGTTAATTCACCATATCGCTCAGAGTGACCGTCTCTCCGCCAAACAGAAGAGACGACTGGCCAAACAGTTCCAGAAACATCACCCAGGCATTTTCCTCCAACACTTCTATACTACATTCTAG